Within the Trachemys scripta elegans isolate TJP31775 chromosome 4, CAS_Tse_1.0, whole genome shotgun sequence genome, the region TCTTTAATATGTAATTGGAAGTTATGACTCCTCTTGGGGTTGGAAGGCAAAGGAAAAATATAATCTCACAGGTAGTGCACTCAGTGCCATATAACataggaaaataatttttagaGTATACAACTGCCAttgtttaaaaacagaacaacatTACATCATGTACAGCAATATCTAGATCAGTGATAATCAGACCTCAATGGTTCAGAAACCAAAtaagcaatcaacattacccaaaagaagcacagtagtgtgaattcatggtTGAATTTACTATACATTTCTCACAACAAagtgactgaccaagtattattttatcaactacaattaataacatagtaaagcatcctgattggttaacaATTAAATCATACAGTTTTAATatgatagaatcacagaactggaagggacctcgagaggtcatctagtccagttccctgcactcaaggcaggattaagtattatctagtacatccctgacaggtgtttaagaacaggttggacaaagatctccaaatgatggagattccaccacctccctaggcaatttattccagtgcttaaccactctgacagttaggaagtttttcctaatgtctaacctaaaccacccttgctgcaatttaagtccattgcttcttgtcttatcttcagaggttaagaacaatttttttccctcctcctcctaacaagcttttatgtacttggaaaacagaggacataacagtcttctcttctccagaagaaacaaaccaattttgtcaatcttccctcataggtcatgttttctagaccctttaatcatttttgttgctcttctatggactttctccaatttgtccacatcttttctgaaacgtggcacccagaactgtacacaatactccagttgaggcccaatcagcgtggagtagagaggaagaattacttcctgtgtcttgctcacaatactcctgctaatacatccgagaatgatatttgctttttttgcaacagcgttaaactgttaactcatatttagcttgtaatccTCTCTGACCCTCAGGTCCCTTTtcacaatactccttcctagacagtcatttcccattttaaaggtgtgcaattgattgttccttcttaagtggagtactttgcatttgtccttattgaatttcatcctatttacttcagaacatttctcgaatttgtccagatcattttgaattttaatcctatcctccaaagcatttgcaacccctcctagcttggtatcatccgcaaactttataagtgtactctctatgctagtatctaaatcattgatgaagatattgaacagaaccagacccaatgctgcaaagagctgcaggagacacattaaagagccacttgcggctcaTGAGCCTCAGTCcgagtatcactgatctagatGTTGCACATGCTGCACTACTGGTAGCAACAAATTATTCCCATCCAGGGTATGGTTTGAAATTCCAGGATAATTCAGTAAGACTCTGGAAAAGGTAGTAGCTTCAGTATATTTTCCGAGAGAGAGATAAAGTACAAAGTGAAAATTGGATGCCATGGTATTCTTTCCCTGTATAACAGCAAGAAGCGGGTGCCAACAAGGTATGAAAATACAGGATAAAACTTGATTCAACAGGTTGAGAAAGCAGAAGTAGGAGCCTGATATACATATATACTACTTCACTAGTATTCCATGAGTTTAAGGGGAGTGGAACTATAAGATATAGTGCcttgcatgttgtcaagtatcagggggtagccgtgttagtctgtatctacaaaaacaacaaagagtctggtggcaccttaaagactaacagatttatttgggcataagctttcgtgagtaaaaacctcacttctactttttactcacgaaagcttatgcccaaataaatctgttagtctttaaggtgccaccagactctttgttgtttttataagatATAAATTATGTTAGCTCTGCTAGATTTTAAGTTAAAACATGAATAGAAAATATTTGCTAATTATAATTCCCCTTGCAAACAGTTTTCGTTTTTATCATACTGTCTGATAAGTAGGATTGTTAAATTATCAAATATGAGGTTAAGAAATAAGATTTCCACAGCAACAGAATATTTGCAACATTTTGTGGCACAGCAAAGGAATGCTAGGGTTCCCGTAATTTACCAAAAGTCTCAATGGTAATTTATTTGACTCATTTATTGTGGATTTATTTGTGCTTTGAAATTTGTGTGTATTCTGCAAAATGTCAGTAAGGTAACAATAGGAACAGGCTTAGATGTTCagctttgattaaaaacaaacaaacaaacaaaaaaacacacttcTGTAAGAACCTCATTAAGTGGGTGATATGCAGGGGCCTGAATGTTCTGGCAGCAGAAATTCCTTGCTTTAATGGGCCACATTGGGTTGAAGATAAACTCAGTACTACCAGATAACTCAAGTTTCACTGAGAAGGagcttctgctctctctctcatctacTATCACTACAATAAGGAAAGGTCTTTTAATTAAGGGGTTTATAGTATAGTTTCCTATTTTCATAGGTTTATAATTTGCCCATACAAATTTGCTCTCAGATTAGACTAGACTTGCCAGAATTCTTAAAATTGTTCTACATCAGCATATTCCATTTACATAGTGCTTTTAAACAGACAATCTAAAGCATTTTTCAGATGCTTAATGAAGGTGTCATTTTACTGATACACTCTTAACAGTGCTCACAATAAGCCAGATTATGATTCCCCCCTTTATGGTCCACTGATGAGCAGTCACTCACACTAGTAGTAACATTACCTGGGTAGTCTCATCAATTAACTGCTAACTCACAGATGTAGAGAGGTCATGATTTGGCCCTGTATCATCGCCATACAGCATTTCAATTGCTTTGCAAAACAGATTTACGGTTTATTTTTATGTGCAGTTAGACAGCATCATAGCTCAGAAGTATATTGAGGCTGTAGGTCAAATACCTTCCATGTTCATACCTGTAACATTCCACTTCTTGCTTTGTGTAACaaagtgttttatttaaaaaactgagcAGTTAACCTAGACTTTTCACAGTAAACTGCAGGAGCCAGTTGCTTTTGTGTTAGGATAATGCCCATTTTATAGTTCATGGTCAGTTTCCACATCTAGCCTTCATTTAGCAAATCCTGACCAGTAATTATTTTCCCACATAGAGATTGTGATCAAAGTCACAGTTTAATTAAGACAAGCAGGTCCTTCAGTAATCATCTAGGAGTGAAAGAAGAAGTCTGTTGCTCAACCCATTGAAAGAAGGTATTTCTACTCTCCCATTCTGGTTCCAGTTTGGTGAAAGAAACTTTCACCAAAAAGCTAAGCTACTGAGTATCCATTCATAGTTATAAACAAATAGGATAGGAAAATGAAGTTTCCACTGCAATATAGTAACAAACATGCCACATGGTAATTGATAAAAGATCAAATCAGCAAGGCTTTATGTACGCCTTCTAGACTCTTTCCCACTGGGCATGAAATCTCCTCTGACCTCTGCACTCCTACCCACATTGTGCCTAGGATATTTCCaagcatgaagaaaaaaaaaaaaaaagcaaaaataaaccaCTACTGGAAGACAAGGTGATAGCGAAGAATACATTTAACTTGGAATTATGAGCATCCTAAAAAGGTGAGACAAAAAAGTCCCTTTCCCCTTTTTGTACTCTGCCAGTATGCAACTGCTAGAAACAGACAAATGTCAACACACTGTACCCATGGCAATACACAGTTCAACTTCTAACTTTTCAACACACAGAAAGTTAAGCTAGTTTCTCCATATTTTAAGGTATTTGCACACTTTACTTTTGTAGCAATAGTGCCAGTAGTGGATGGAAGCATTTCCTGTTAGTGATCAGCAGAATTAGGGGTATCCTTAAACCAAATAGCCCAACCATAAGTATTGGAGAATATACTGGCAAAGACATAAGAGGTGGTGGGAAGAAAACAAATTGGAAGAGGAAAGAAGAAGGATTCCTAGTCAACTTGTTCTCAGTGTAAGAGAAATTAAACTGGGAACTACTTGACTAGATGTAAGGATTCTGAGCTCATTTAACAGAGTTTACATGGGTAACTCCTGTGGGGCGAGTCAGTCCAGGTTTATACCAGCACGTGCAAGAGCAGAACCCAATCCCTTAGGTGCTCTTTGCTAACTTACTTAAGTTTTATGGCATGCAATCTGATCACAAAGTTGCCTTTTCACTCCAAACAAGATATAATCCAGTTGGCTTTGATGTTCGTTATGGAGAAAAGAAAGTTACTCCAGTTTCTTGGATTTCAGGCCATTTAATTTCATATGAAACCTATTTAATGTTCTAGTCCTTTCCTCCTCCGGGCTAACGCTGGAGTATCTTTAGAGAGGTGCCTCCATCTCCAGCAACAGGTCAGTCCAGACACTCAGGCCGCAGACTTCGAAGTGTCCATCCTGGATCTTCAGGTTTTTCAGAGAAGCCAGGGCAGCCTCTCGGAGCGGGTCAGGTCCCCTCATGAAGCAGCCGAAGCGCTCCCGCAGCTCTTCCCAGGAGAACTCGTCCTCACTAGGGCAGCGGCTGCTGGCCCACTGGCCGCGCAGGGGATCGTAGCGCAAGCGGCTGCCCCAGCTGGTAAGGAGATGCAAGTAAGGGGTGCCCAGCTGGGGGTATCGGGCAGAAAGGGCAACGAGGAGGGAGCCCGGGAGGAGGCGGCAGAAAGCGGAGAGCCGGTCTGGGTCCCCGAGTAGCCAGGAGAGCACCGCCGCAGCcggcctgggcccctccctgtGCTCTGCCCAGCTGGCCCCCTGTCTGCCAGCGTTGTCCCCggtctgctccagcagcagcaccgcCAGCACCTGGTAGACCCTAGGCCTGGGCAGATGCTCCAGGACACTCGCcggtccctgctcctcctcctcgtctTCCTGCAGCCgggacagcagcagctgggcctCGGTCCGCAGCGACGGCTCCAGCTCCTCAGGGCgcgccggggctgggctgggcgacGGCAGCAGCTGGACGGCGGCCCTGCGCCGGGCCAGGAGGCCGAGGCTGCAGGGCCCCGGGGTAGCCTGGCCGCTGGGCGGCAGCAGCAAGCTCCGCAGGAGGCGGTGGCAGGCGGCGGGCGGCAGCGCCCGGTTGCCCAGCAGCGCTAGGCCCAGCAGCTCCGGGCAGCGCCCCAGGTGTCCGAAGCCTAGCGGCGGCCCCGGCTGCCCTCGGCGGAGTCGCTGCCCCAGGGCGGCccggagccggggctgggcgcGGAAGCGGCCGTGCAGGTGCTGGAAGTAGCGGCCCCACTGCAGGGCTCTATCCAGGGTTGGCGGGTCCCAGTCCCGGACCTGCCCCGAGCGGGACACGGCCAGGAGCCCGGGCAGCTGCTCCACCTGCCACAACAGCGTCTCCATAGCGACGGCTCGCCTGGGCCCCCCGCGCTTCCCGCCGCAAGTttgagcagcagctctgccttccgcCCGCGAGGTAGCCCAATCGGAACCCGCTTGAGGTGGGCTCTGCAATCCCATTGGCTGATGGTGATGTCAGTCCCCTATCAATTGACTTCCGCTTCCCGTAGATCACTGGGGGAAGGACTCGGGAGTTAGGTTGGGTCAAAGCTAGGTAGAGCGGCAAGAGTGGTGCAGGGTGGGGTGACGGTTTCGGCCTATCGAGTCTGGGTGCAGCGCTGCTAGGAGCACGCCTCTCGCTAGCCTGCCCGCAGTCACACTCCCGCGTGCAGTATAGATACACATGCCCTTCTCAGGCATCTTCCAACAGCCTCTGCTATTGAGTGACCTGTTCTGGAGTTAGAGGCACAGCTCCCTTTAAGCAGAGTGCAACTGCTGTGAATGCAACACTAAACTAAAATATGAACACACCGCTGAAGTATAAGGGTGCACTGGTGTACAATATAAAAGAATCCCCACAATTACAGCAGGGTTCTAACACTAACTTTTACGTATATACATTTTATTCCCCACAGTCACCAGCGTTTGAACCCACAGTCTTCACATCCACAACTACACAGTGGTTCCAGCTCTAGTGGTTAGCCCTGCAgcatttgtttggtttggtttttttaagtccCTATTTGCTTTAATCCTGTGATTAAGTGcggctcagctttcatttttaaaagtttctagctCTTACAGTTGTggagaaaaatgttgaaaatgtcaTCAGAATGCACTCTAAAGActcaaaaaaactaaaataagtaATGATCCccaattgtttttaaatcatgatgaGGTTTACACAGTCATGATTTTGGGCAGGCTGATTCATGATTGAGGGTTATCAATACAAATCAGAGACCTCTCCTTTTCACCTATAGGAATAATAGAGAAATGGCACCCGCACTCGTGCTGTTACCCACTATGTCTCTCCAGGGTTGGTCTGGACCACAATACACACATTGCAAGAGGGTTACACAACTATCTGTGATACTGCAGTGGAATGCCAGGCATCAGgttggtttctattcctggttctggtaCCAGATTGTGGTCTAGTAGTTACAATCAGCATATCCAAATGTAGTAATTCTCCTATTTGGGTCATCTCTGgggacagagccctcaccctctgtATAAAAGCATAAGCCTTTACTACTTGAGCTGAAGAGCCAGATATATTATCATGCAAGCAGCAGCAGTCATAAATCTCTATATTTTGTCTACCCAATAGAGGATGATCCAGAGTCACTCTATTAGTATGGGTTACACTAGCACTTAATTTGGCATGTTCCTTCTGAAAGGCTGGCAAAGTGGATGAGAGTTGGCTGGAAATTTATCACATGCTCATGAAACCACCTACAGCAGGGGTCAAAATTGTGAGAGTTCACAGCACTGTTTGTCCAGTTCCAAGCCCCCACTCATCTACATGGCATATGCTTACTTCCATGGGTCCTGGTGCTAGGACCAGCTTCCCCTGTTATTTGCATTATTTATCTTTAGCAATTCTTCTTTAGCTCAAACGGCAGGGGCCTATGCTTTTGTAATAGAATCATCAATTTTATCTTCACTGCTGCTATGAAGCTCTGAATTATGGTGTAGAGCACTAGTGTACAACTTCTCAACTTGAGGACCGCATATATTGTTTCAGGAAGGTCAATGCTCTGTGGCAAGTTTCTGTCTTGTTCTCCACCCTTTGTACCACTCAACTGATATAAAGGGAGCACAAACCACCTGGAAGTTCCCAGCAGGCCTGCAGATAGCATAGCAAGCCCTGACTCCTGGAAgctcctagcacaaaggggtaCGTTAGGAGCAGAAAGGGGAAGCAGCTGGAGGGTACTGCATTTTGATTGTCCCTAGACAGTGTTTGGTCCCTAAGAGACTGTTTGCAGTGGTGCAAATTAGAACATCTCCACAAGCTGCTCTAATATGGACTGAAGCAGAGAATTGGGGAACCATATATGGTTGTTGGTTCTCAGTTTCAcctgtttttcccctctcctaGACTACCTTAAATAGTTCTGTACAAAAGAGGAGCCATCCTTTCCTGAGTACTACTCTAGACTCACTCAGAGCCAGTGAAGCTCCTGTCCTCACTAAGCCCCCCACTGCCAGGGCtattctctcttccctcctctgcaGTAAAGAACAGAGAGCAAATGTTCATCACTGCCAGCTCAGAACTATTCTTGGAACTGCTGAGGAAGATAGTTGGGGTTTAGTGCCCCTAACCTCTTCCCCATCCTGATGGGCtgacttaaagaaaaataaagaaggtTCTTATTGGtgtgtttaacagtgagggtacttaaccactggaacaacttatgaAAGGATGAGGTAGATTACCCATCAGTAGGCatgtttaaaatcaagactgaggTCTTTCTAAAAGATTATGGGTTCAATGGGGGTATTCCTGggtgaagttttatggcctgtgttagccATGGGATCAAACTAGATAGAATGAGTCCTtcaatcctttaaaaaataataataaaataaataaaacaccacacacacccaCTGAAAGCACTTGAGTTTAAACGTCTTAGAATAGATTTTCAGTTCAGAATTAACTGCATATTCTCTCCTCAGGGCCACAGGTCCCTAGATTTCCACAATACTATTGTAATGTATTTGTTGCTGAGTGGACTCAATGTTGGCATATACCCTTATGGCTGGACATGGCCTAGCAGACTCTTTTCAGCAAGCACCCTGCCAACAGCTGCTCTAGCTCTCTAAGGATCTACCTCTTCTCATGACTCACCCTCCAGCCAGCTCACATTTGGTCTTACTCCTTCTAAGGTAAACTAAGGAGCCACTAAACTAAACTCAGACATAACTCTTTGCTCCTACCCAGGCTCTGCAGCATTTTTCTCCCACTGTTGTGCAGAGCAACACCTCCTAGAACTTTCTCCCTGGAGGAGAAGCTTTGCACTCAGTATTCCTTCTCCCCCTTCTCATAGTGTTTCCATATCTTTTCCAGTGATCCAGTAGGGGGATACAGGCATGCTCACCCACTGTCCTATCCATCTGGGGTGCCATTCAGGGACCCTGTGGTAAGCAGCTAAGGTCTGCTCCTTCAGAGGCCTCACTATCACCCTAGACTTCTTCCTACCTTGGCCTTCCTTAGTTAGTCTCTTCCTAGGCCTTTTTTCCATTCTCTAGGATTCAAAGAAGGATTACTCCTTCCAGCCCTGTTTATATTTGTGCTTCTTCCCTTTATGTTCACCCCCCAGATCATCCCTCAGCTAGGCTTCATCTTCAGATGGGCCTGGCTCCCCTTCAGGTGCAACCAGCTACACTAATTGTCCCCTCTCTCCAATTAACTATTTCATTACCGGTGTGTGGTACACACCCATCACAATTGCTATTAACATTAATAATAGTTTATGTTTACATATCATCTTTTATTCCAAAAGATTCAAAAGCATATTATACTTGATTTATTGCTGAAATGCAGCATTTCACAGGTGGAATGTGTCAACCATTCAATAGTACACAGCAACAAATGCAACACAATAGTTTAAGATATGATGCGGGGAATACTGCATTCAGTTGAAACTACAGGTGGAAGTTTAGACAGTCAGAAAACAGTTATGTGAATTGGAATTTGGTCAGGAtgtcactacaaaagtttttttttctcctgctctccttaatcgattagtctcattagagttgatatggcaacctccattttttcatgttctctgtatctgCCTATCTgtatctcttcctactgtattttccactgcatgcattgATGAAGTGGGATTTAGCCggcaaaagcttatgctcaaataaatttgttagtctctaaggtgccacaagtacacctcgttctttttactgatacagattaacatggctaccactctgaaacctgtattaaCACGATCTCTCTTGCAATAGGTGTTATGGTCTCTAAAGTGAGCAATTTAATTGAATTCTAAGCCCATGTATATTTTAATGAAGGATTTATTTTGGAGATTTGTATGCACCACAGTAGAAATAAATGAGAAATTTCCCTTCAGGAATTTCTCATAGGAAATCTCTGAGGGTTTCTGATCTTAGTCTTATTGGATGAAATGTACATGTTTATATAACATAAATGTGCCTGTAAATTTCACTTGAAAGAAATCAAATAATCACATTTGCAGCACCAGGAACTTAACAAAAACAGGCTGTGAACATATGACTGCACTGGACAAAGCCCTAAGAAATCTGGAACATTCCTGCATGTAAAGGGAAATGGATGGGATTTCTAACAGGCCTCtgtagagctgattgaaaaatggaatttccagccTATGCAAAATTCTGGTATTTTAACATTTGattttgtcccaaattgggatcaaaagtcaaaatactgacatttttaattgaaatgaaacatttggacattcctgaaatgaaatattttgtttcagtttgttgatccaaaactaaacttttttttcctgtcgGGTTTTTCATGTCCTGTTTTTTAATTCTGTGTCTGCCTGAGGTGTCATGGTGTTTCATGAGATTCCAATTGCTAATTCCACCACAGGAAAGACTCCCATGCTGCAACATGGTGGATCAAACTCAGGGACAGAtcatggtgcattatgggagatgtagtctgttTGGATTTCACTAATATCAGGTGAGCACCAAGAAGAGCCCCCCAAACAATCAGTAGATGTTTAGCCATTCCACATGCTCTCCTCTGATGTTGTAAAATGAACTTGGAATCTGAATTATCAAAGCTAAGGCAATTGTACTCCAAGAGATACCTGTGCAGGCTTCTTAGGCAGAGTTAGATGAAATGACAATACTTATACATTGCCATGTTAATTTCATGAGAGGATGCTGACAAAGAGGTGCCTTAGCTTGTTTGTTAGTATCCATGTATGGGTATTAATTTACAACAGGTCAGTTTGATAAAATTTGTCTTGACATCATGGGAAATCTATGGAGTTGGGGCTCATGTTGGTTTTCTAATAAAAATGGGTGCCCCCAAGCCAACTCTTTTTCCTGGTTACCATATCTCCTCAGAACCTCTAAAAGAACCTCACAACACAAACCCTAAAGCCACTAAAACTTTCTTGCACACCTGCAGTGATAAGCACCTGTAACCTGAACCTCCTCCCAACTTCCAAACCCTTCTTTTGCACTAGTAGCAAGTGCAGCTGACTTGCCCCATCTCTCTAACCAAAACTCCTGCACTTTCCCTTACTATTAACCTTGAATCTCAACATGCCAACCTGCACCTCACACAAGTCCCTCCCAACCTGAACTATTGATTCCAGAcgccaaattccccccccccccccccgatttgtaATAagctattgttatttatttgtgttgcagGAGCACCTAGAAGTCCCAAGGATGCCCCCATCctttatgctaggcactgtacatacatactGAATGAAAAGACAGAACCTgatccaaagagcttgcaatccaaGACTGAAGATAACAAATACAACAGATGAGAAGGGCACAAGGTAACACTGAGACAAGTTATGATTTGCGTAATAAGCAGTGACCCCAGCATGAcagctatctatctatcccttttcCACACTCTCCACTCAGAAAACTACCTTAATCTCCCATCCTCTGGTGCTAATATTATAAAAGGCATCCAGGTTTATCATTTTAGTATCTAGTTGCCCTAGCAGTATCTTTTGAGGCCTTGCACTATAAGTTTGAAGCCTATTGATCAGCCTGATATGTTGGTGTGATCCAATAATTAA harbors:
- the FANCF gene encoding Fanconi anemia group F protein, with translation METLLWQVEQLPGLLAVSRSGQVRDWDPPTLDRALQWGRYFQHLHGRFRAQPRLRAALGQRLRRGQPGPPLGFGHLGRCPELLGLALLGNRALPPAACHRLLRSLLLPPSGQATPGPCSLGLLARRRAAVQLLPSPSPAPARPEELEPSLRTEAQLLLSRLQEDEEEEQGPASVLEHLPRPRVYQVLAVLLLEQTGDNAGRQGASWAEHREGPRPAAAVLSWLLGDPDRLSAFCRLLPGSLLVALSARYPQLGTPYLHLLTSWGSRLRYDPLRGQWASSRCPSEDEFSWEELRERFGCFMRGPDPLREAALASLKNLKIQDGHFEVCGLSVWTDLLLEMEAPL